The following are encoded in a window of Lactobacillus panisapium genomic DNA:
- the mutS gene encoding DNA mismatch repair protein MutS — protein MMEQYHEIKKQYPDAFLFYRVGDFYELFEDDAVKGAQILELTLTHRSNKTENPIPMAGVPHVAVDSYVDTLVEKGYKVALCEQLEDPKEAKGMVKRGIIQLVTPGTLMNDKPSEAKESNYLTSVVTTKNCFGLAYSDLSTGEIFATHLKTFAAVSNELLSLRTREVVYNGHLNASDSDFLHKANITVSEPAELTGKHAEISYAQQNLTNQAEKDAVKQLVGYLLQTQRRSLAHLQIAKSYEVSQYLQMSHTVRDNLELTASAKTGKKMGSLFWVLDKTHTAMGGRLLKQWLARPLLSVEELTKRQEMVQALLDGYFTRENVNDALKGVYDLERLTGRIAFGNVNARELLQLAHSLQAVPSILSSLKESDSAILQKFASEIDPLSGIADLISSTIVDQPPVLTTEGGLIRNNVDQQLDRYRDAMNNGKKWLTEMEQTERQKTGIDNLKVGYNKVFGYYIQVTNSNKNKVPLDRYTRKQTLTNAERYITPELKEHENLILEAQTKSTDLEYELFVKLREEVKKYISALQKLAGQIAALDVFCSFAQVAEENNYCRPKFHTSNQDVKVVLGRHPVVEKVMKAGSYIPNDVRLDQDTDIYLITGPNMSGKSTYMRQMALIAVMAQVGSFVPADSAELPIFDQIFTRIGAADDLISGQSTFMVEMTEANEALQNATKRSLVLFDEIGRGTATYDGMALAGAIVQYLHDEVGAKVLFATHFHELTDLEQTLPRLKNIHVGATEENGKLIFLHKILPGPADQSYGIHVAQLAGLPRKVLRKATKLLNRLEAQGSNLGPTSAQLDLFSSNEESETMTDQELAPSTETELSDKEKDVLDEISNLYLADQTPLQVMQLVENWQDDLKDEK, from the coding sequence ATGATGGAGCAATATCATGAAATTAAAAAGCAATATCCCGATGCTTTTCTTTTTTATCGCGTCGGTGATTTTTACGAATTATTTGAGGATGATGCGGTTAAGGGTGCCCAGATTCTTGAGCTGACTTTAACTCACCGGTCTAACAAAACTGAGAATCCAATCCCAATGGCTGGAGTCCCTCACGTTGCGGTTGATTCTTATGTTGACACCTTAGTTGAAAAGGGCTATAAAGTTGCACTTTGTGAACAATTAGAGGATCCCAAAGAGGCTAAGGGAATGGTTAAGCGGGGAATTATTCAGCTAGTAACCCCTGGAACTTTAATGAACGATAAGCCAAGTGAGGCCAAGGAATCTAATTACTTAACTTCTGTAGTAACCACCAAGAACTGCTTTGGCTTAGCATACAGCGACTTGTCAACCGGTGAAATCTTTGCAACCCACTTAAAAACTTTTGCAGCAGTTTCTAATGAATTGTTGTCGTTGCGGACGCGAGAAGTTGTCTATAATGGTCATCTTAATGCATCTGACAGCGATTTTTTACATAAAGCTAATATTACTGTTTCAGAGCCAGCAGAGTTGACTGGTAAGCATGCGGAAATTTCTTATGCCCAGCAAAATTTGACTAATCAGGCTGAAAAAGATGCTGTTAAGCAGCTTGTAGGCTATTTACTCCAGACTCAAAGACGTAGCTTAGCGCACTTGCAAATTGCTAAAAGCTATGAAGTAAGCCAATATTTACAGATGTCGCATACTGTACGCGATAATTTGGAACTGACTGCTTCAGCTAAGACTGGTAAGAAGATGGGCTCGTTATTTTGGGTGCTCGATAAAACGCATACTGCAATGGGTGGGCGGCTATTAAAGCAGTGGCTTGCTCGACCATTATTATCTGTAGAGGAATTAACTAAGCGGCAAGAAATGGTTCAGGCCTTGCTTGATGGCTACTTTACCCGTGAAAATGTGAATGACGCGCTAAAGGGTGTTTATGATCTAGAGCGTTTAACTGGTCGGATTGCCTTTGGTAATGTCAATGCCAGGGAATTATTACAGCTTGCTCATTCACTTCAAGCCGTACCGTCTATTTTAAGTTCGTTAAAAGAGTCTGATAGTGCTATTTTGCAAAAATTTGCGTCAGAGATTGACCCTTTAAGCGGAATTGCCGATTTGATCAGTTCTACAATTGTGGATCAGCCACCAGTTTTAACAACTGAAGGGGGACTTATTCGCAATAATGTTGACCAACAACTAGATCGTTACCGGGATGCCATGAATAACGGTAAAAAGTGGCTAACTGAGATGGAACAAACCGAACGACAAAAAACGGGAATTGATAACCTTAAAGTCGGTTACAACAAGGTTTTTGGCTACTATATCCAGGTAACAAATTCGAATAAAAATAAGGTACCACTTGATCGCTATACCAGAAAGCAAACTTTGACAAACGCTGAGCGTTACATTACACCCGAACTAAAGGAACACGAAAACTTAATTTTAGAGGCCCAAACTAAGTCAACTGATCTGGAATACGAGTTATTTGTTAAATTGCGTGAGGAAGTAAAGAAATATATTTCTGCTCTGCAAAAACTAGCTGGTCAAATTGCTGCTTTAGATGTTTTTTGTTCTTTTGCCCAAGTTGCTGAGGAAAATAATTATTGCCGACCAAAATTTCACACATCTAATCAGGATGTTAAAGTTGTTTTAGGCAGGCACCCGGTTGTTGAAAAGGTAATGAAGGCTGGTTCGTACATCCCCAATGATGTCAGACTTGACCAAGATACGGATATTTACTTAATTACTGGTCCTAATATGTCCGGTAAAAGTACATATATGCGGCAAATGGCTTTAATTGCAGTGATGGCCCAAGTAGGCTCTTTTGTTCCTGCCGATAGTGCTGAGCTGCCAATTTTTGATCAGATTTTTACCAGAATTGGTGCTGCTGATGACTTAATTTCTGGTCAAAGTACTTTTATGGTTGAAATGACTGAGGCAAATGAAGCCTTACAAAATGCCACTAAGAGAAGTCTGGTCTTATTTGATGAAATTGGTCGTGGGACAGCTACCTATGATGGAATGGCTTTAGCTGGCGCAATCGTGCAGTATTTGCATGATGAAGTAGGGGCAAAAGTGTTATTTGCAACGCACTTCCATGAACTGACTGATCTTGAACAAACATTGCCAAGGCTAAAGAACATTCATGTTGGTGCAACTGAAGAAAACGGCAAACTAATTTTTCTCCATAAAATTTTGCCAGGCCCAGCTGACCAAAGTTACGGTATTCATGTTGCTCAACTTGCTGGCTTACCCCGCAAGGTTTTACGCAAAGCAACAAAATTGTTAAACCGTCTAGAAGCCCAAGGCAGCAATTTAGGACCGACCTCGGCACAACTTGATTTATTTAGTAGCAATGAGGAATCAGAAACGATGACAGATCAGGAGCTGGCACCAAGTACTGAAACTGAATTGTCGGACAAGGAAAAAGATGTTTTGGATGAAATATCTAATCTCTATTTAGCTGATCAAACGCCACTTCAAGTAATGCAACTGGTGGAAAACTGGCAGGATGATTTAAAGGATGAAAAATAA
- the zwf gene encoding glucose-6-phosphate dehydrogenase, with protein MKNIPVIMIIFGGSGDLAHRKLYPALFNLYEQGLIHDNFAVVGTARRPWSHEYLRQQVSDAVHETHDEVNENDLAAFTSHFYYQSHDVTNVEHYETLKNLAGDLDNRYSAQGNRIFYMAMAPRFFGTIAQHINDQNLTSTGFNRIVVEKPFGRDLASAEELNKQITASFDENDIFRIDHYLGKEMVQNILPLRFTNPLIKNIWNSATIKNIQVTLAEHLGVEARGGYYETSGALRDMVQNHIFQIITLLAMPEPKDLTSKSIHEAKQELLDSMIVPDEQEIAQHFVRGQYLGSDMTFGYRQEPNVAEDSNTETFVAGEVKFKKGPVANMPIYFRTGKELREKTNRIDIVLKHICTPYGQAHSNNISIIIDPDMQIFITINGKKITEPGIRRENLDYLFSKQEQEKVPDGYERLLHDVFVNDSTNFTHWSELKNYWKFIDVVEEAWQKENEEGKQINQYLPYRMGPKAANEIFESPTERWIYE; from the coding sequence ATGAAAAATATACCTGTTATTATGATTATCTTCGGTGGAAGTGGCGATTTGGCCCACCGTAAACTTTACCCTGCGCTGTTTAATTTGTATGAGCAAGGCTTAATTCACGATAACTTTGCTGTTGTTGGTACGGCTAGGCGCCCTTGGTCACATGAGTATCTTCGGCAGCAGGTCAGCGATGCCGTTCATGAGACACACGATGAGGTTAATGAAAATGATCTAGCTGCTTTTACTAGTCATTTTTATTACCAGTCCCATGATGTTACCAATGTTGAACACTATGAAACGCTGAAAAATTTAGCTGGCGATCTTGATAACCGTTATAGTGCTCAGGGAAACCGCATTTTCTACATGGCAATGGCTCCCCGCTTTTTTGGTACAATTGCGCAGCATATTAACGATCAGAATTTGACTAGCACTGGTTTTAACCGAATAGTAGTAGAAAAGCCATTTGGTCGTGATTTAGCCTCTGCAGAAGAATTGAATAAGCAGATAACTGCTTCATTTGATGAAAATGATATCTTCCGAATTGATCATTATCTTGGTAAGGAAATGGTTCAAAATATTTTGCCGCTTCGTTTTACCAATCCGTTGATAAAAAACATTTGGAATAGTGCCACAATTAAGAATATTCAAGTGACTCTGGCAGAGCATTTGGGAGTTGAGGCCCGTGGTGGCTATTACGAAACCTCTGGTGCTTTGCGTGATATGGTCCAAAACCATATTTTTCAAATCATTACTTTACTAGCGATGCCTGAACCCAAGGATTTAACTTCTAAAAGTATCCATGAGGCTAAGCAGGAATTGCTTGATAGTATGATTGTGCCAGATGAACAAGAGATTGCGCAGCATTTCGTCCGGGGACAATATTTAGGTAGCGATATGACTTTTGGTTACCGGCAAGAACCTAATGTAGCCGAAGACTCGAATACCGAAACTTTTGTCGCTGGCGAAGTGAAATTTAAAAAGGGTCCAGTTGCCAACATGCCAATTTATTTTAGAACTGGAAAAGAATTGCGCGAAAAAACTAACCGAATTGATATTGTGCTCAAACACATCTGTACACCATACGGACAAGCGCACTCCAACAACATTTCGATTATTATTGATCCCGATATGCAAATTTTTATAACGATTAATGGCAAAAAAATTACGGAGCCAGGCATTCGACGTGAAAACCTAGATTACTTATTTTCAAAGCAAGAACAAGAAAAGGTACCTGATGGCTATGAACGTCTTCTTCACGACGTTTTTGTCAACGATTCCACCAACTTTACGCACTGGAGTGAATTGAAAAATTACTGGAAATTTATTGATGTTGTGGAAGAGGCATGGCAAAAAGAAAATGAAGAAGGTAAGCAGATAAACCAGTATTTGCCGTATCGGATGGGGCCAAAGGCCGCAAATGAGATTTTTGAATCGCCAACTGAACGTTGGATTTATGAATAA
- the dinB gene encoding DNA polymerase IV encodes MNNYSDGLLPENDLHRKIIHIDMDAFYASVETRDHPNLRNKALVIGQDPRQNHGHGVVATANYVARKYGVHSAMPSIKAFRLVPKSKLVFMKPDFAKYRRVSAEIHEMMHEVTDVVESIALDEAYLDVTENKMGQDSTVQIAIDLQNRIRKEVGLNCSFGATYNKFLAKMGSEYSKPFGRTVILPSEARGFLARQKISRFHGIGPKTEQRLAELGVYTGQGLQQMHVRELIKHFNRMGYQMAEHANGIDLSPVVPDDERNRKSIGVERTYEPCVYNEQTALTNIRNYVNEVAKKLQELNLFASTVVLKIRNNDFETVTKRQKLEHATNNPLDIYESARDLFNPLSESFLNDGIRLLGVTATDFTEAEFENIALDLFSN; translated from the coding sequence ATGAATAATTATAGCGACGGCTTGTTGCCGGAAAATGATTTACATCGAAAAATCATTCACATTGATATGGATGCTTTTTATGCCTCAGTTGAAACGCGTGATCATCCTAATTTAAGGAATAAGGCGCTCGTAATCGGACAAGATCCGCGGCAAAATCATGGTCATGGGGTAGTAGCTACGGCCAATTATGTTGCCCGTAAATATGGCGTTCATTCTGCAATGCCATCAATTAAGGCCTTTAGGCTAGTACCGAAAAGCAAACTAGTATTTATGAAACCAGATTTTGCCAAATATCGCCGTGTTTCGGCAGAAATCCATGAAATGATGCATGAAGTTACGGACGTAGTTGAATCAATTGCTCTGGACGAAGCATATCTTGATGTGACTGAGAATAAAATGGGGCAAGATTCCACAGTTCAAATCGCTATTGATTTACAAAATAGAATCAGAAAAGAAGTTGGCCTAAATTGCTCATTCGGGGCAACTTATAATAAATTTCTAGCTAAGATGGGTTCGGAATATTCTAAGCCATTTGGACGGACAGTTATTTTGCCTAGTGAGGCACGTGGCTTTTTGGCTCGGCAAAAAATTAGCCGTTTTCATGGCATTGGACCAAAAACAGAACAGAGACTGGCTGAGCTGGGCGTATACACTGGTCAAGGCTTGCAGCAAATGCACGTGCGTGAATTAATCAAGCATTTTAACCGAATGGGTTATCAGATGGCAGAGCATGCTAATGGGATTGATTTGTCACCTGTTGTACCCGATGATGAGCGTAATCGAAAATCAATTGGGGTCGAGCGAACATATGAGCCATGTGTATATAATGAGCAGACAGCTTTGACCAATATCAGAAATTATGTTAATGAAGTAGCTAAGAAATTGCAGGAGCTTAATCTGTTTGCTAGTACAGTTGTTTTAAAAATTCGTAATAACGATTTTGAAACTGTTACAAAGAGGCAGAAATTAGAGCATGCAACTAATAATCCATTGGATATTTATGAGTCTGCCAGAGACTTATTCAATCCGCTTTCTGAGTCATTTTTAAATGATGGAATAAGACTTTTAGGTGTTACCGCTACCGATTTTACCGAGGCTGAATTTGAAAATATTGCTCTGGATTTATTTTCAAATTAA
- the mutL gene encoding DNA mismatch repair endonuclease MutL — protein sequence MAQIHELSVNLSNQIAAGEVIERPASVVKELLENAIDAKSTRIRIDFIDAGLKQIIVQDNGTGIPSDQIDLAFTRHATSKISNEHDLFNVGTLGFRGEALASIAAVSHVEILTNSGGASGTRAEFAAGVKKAQEEAAATKGTQITVKDLFYNTPARLKYLRSPRTEIMKIVDIVNRIALGYPDIALTLMNEGRVLLRTAGNGNLQQTVSSVYGRSIAEKMLPFKSSDNDFEVTGLISKPGLTRSTRNFISILLNGRYINNFQLATAVMDGYGTNLAAKHYPIAVIKIKVDPLLVDVNVHPTKKEVRLSKETELSRLITNAISSALLAKDVQADAIGNLTNTKEETRMDQLKFNLNKNVVETKRPDQAENTRDEVHETEPAAIESVAPSKYVDLNIPREDDRYLVTKTWPENVNQQVQLTPFSHSDLHEDVISTGDELLASSLPELSLVGQTNTYLIAVSGEDLYLIDQVAARRLLAFKKISREIAGQKINQQGLLTPMILEFGSLDFIQIKDQLEEIKQIGLFLEEFGQDTFILRSYPTWLEGDIEHSVRAILDSYLNVDQTDSANLIKRIASEQAQRIVPGKKKLSSAECGDLLTNLRQVNDPYHDAKGNVVIVRLRENDLRKMFKKDE from the coding sequence ATGGCCCAAATTCACGAATTATCGGTTAATCTGTCTAATCAAATCGCGGCTGGAGAAGTAATTGAACGTCCGGCTAGTGTAGTTAAGGAATTGCTGGAAAATGCAATTGATGCCAAAAGTACGCGAATTCGGATTGATTTTATTGATGCCGGTTTAAAACAAATTATTGTTCAGGATAACGGAACTGGGATACCAAGTGATCAGATTGATCTTGCTTTTACCCGGCATGCTACAAGTAAAATAAGTAACGAGCATGATTTGTTTAATGTTGGCACACTTGGCTTTCGGGGCGAAGCCCTAGCATCAATCGCAGCCGTAAGTCATGTTGAGATCTTAACTAATTCCGGTGGAGCTAGTGGCACGCGGGCCGAATTTGCGGCTGGCGTTAAAAAAGCACAAGAAGAAGCGGCAGCTACCAAGGGCACGCAAATCACAGTTAAAGATTTATTTTACAATACGCCCGCTAGGCTTAAATACCTGCGTAGCCCCAGAACCGAAATTATGAAAATTGTTGATATCGTCAACCGCATAGCTTTGGGTTACCCTGATATTGCGTTAACGCTAATGAATGAAGGGCGTGTATTGCTGCGAACAGCGGGTAATGGCAATCTGCAACAAACTGTTTCAAGTGTCTATGGGCGTTCAATTGCTGAAAAAATGCTGCCATTTAAGAGTAGCGACAATGATTTTGAAGTAACCGGATTAATTTCCAAGCCGGGTTTAACGAGATCGACACGCAATTTTATCTCAATTTTGCTTAACGGCCGCTATATCAATAATTTTCAGCTAGCCACCGCGGTAATGGATGGTTATGGTACTAACTTGGCGGCAAAGCATTATCCAATCGCTGTGATCAAGATTAAAGTTGACCCATTATTAGTTGATGTCAACGTTCATCCCACCAAAAAAGAGGTGCGCTTATCTAAGGAAACCGAACTCAGTCGGTTAATCACTAATGCAATTAGTAGTGCTCTTTTAGCCAAGGATGTTCAAGCCGATGCCATTGGCAATTTGACTAACACCAAAGAAGAAACGCGAATGGATCAGTTGAAATTCAACCTTAATAAAAATGTGGTTGAAACTAAGAGACCTGACCAGGCTGAAAATACTCGCGATGAAGTTCATGAAACTGAACCGGCTGCGATTGAGTCAGTTGCACCATCAAAATATGTCGACTTAAATATTCCCCGAGAAGATGATCGTTATTTAGTTACAAAAACGTGGCCAGAAAATGTGAACCAGCAAGTACAACTTACGCCTTTTTCACATTCAGATTTACACGAGGATGTAATTTCTACCGGGGATGAATTACTTGCTAGCAGCTTACCCGAGCTAAGTTTAGTAGGTCAAACTAATACTTATTTGATTGCTGTCAGTGGGGAAGACCTTTACTTAATCGATCAGGTTGCAGCACGAAGATTGCTTGCTTTTAAAAAAATAAGCCGTGAAATTGCAGGACAAAAAATTAACCAACAAGGTTTGCTAACGCCAATGATTCTGGAATTTGGCAGTCTAGATTTTATTCAGATCAAAGATCAATTAGAAGAAATCAAGCAAATTGGGCTGTTTCTTGAGGAATTTGGCCAAGATACCTTTATTCTACGTTCATATCCTACTTGGCTTGAAGGCGATATTGAGCATTCTGTCAGGGCAATTTTGGACAGTTACCTCAACGTTGACCAAACTGATTCGGCCAACTTGATTAAAAGAATTGCCAGTGAGCAGGCACAGAGGATTGTTCCGGGGAAAAAGAAACTATCAAGTGCTGAGTGTGGCGATCTACTGACTAATCTGCGTCAGGTCAATGACCCATATCATGATGCTAAAGGAAATGTGGTTATTGTCCGGTTACGCGAAAATGACTTACGCAAAATGTTTAAAAAGGATGAATAA
- the ruvA gene encoding Holliday junction branch migration protein RuvA: MYEYLAGIITEIKPDYIVIDVNGVGYKVYSPTPFAYQEMQKARVYIEQIVRDTGITLFGFQTEEDKGLFLKLLSVSGIGPKSALAIMAAENSNSLAEAIEQGEVKYLTRFPGVGKKTASQIVLDLKGKLGDYVQRVDQLPDQEVSPELNDALLALLALGYTKKEVDRITPLLAKEQATTADQYIKKGLALLLKK, from the coding sequence ATGTACGAATATTTGGCAGGAATAATTACGGAGATTAAACCTGACTACATTGTTATTGACGTTAATGGTGTGGGATATAAGGTGTATAGTCCGACACCTTTTGCATATCAGGAAATGCAGAAGGCCCGTGTTTACATTGAGCAAATTGTACGGGATACTGGCATCACCTTATTTGGTTTTCAGACCGAAGAAGATAAAGGTTTATTTTTAAAATTACTGAGTGTTAGCGGGATTGGACCTAAATCGGCGTTGGCAATTATGGCTGCCGAAAATAGCAATTCGCTAGCCGAAGCAATTGAACAAGGAGAGGTTAAGTACCTGACCCGCTTTCCTGGTGTTGGGAAAAAGACGGCCTCGCAGATTGTGCTAGATCTAAAAGGAAAACTGGGCGATTATGTTCAGCGCGTTGACCAACTTCCTGATCAAGAAGTCTCACCAGAGTTAAATGATGCATTATTGGCCCTTCTGGCTCTGGGTTATACTAAAAAAGAAGTTGATCGCATTACGCCGCTTTTGGCTAAAGAACAAGCGACAACGGCTGATCAATATATTAAAAAGGGTTTGGCTCTTCTCTTAAAGAAGTAA
- the ruvB gene encoding Holliday junction branch migration DNA helicase RuvB, protein MDEDNSIVSGQIQGPKEEQTEFSLRPQNLQEYLGQERVKKEMAVYIKAAKKRDEALDHVLLYGPPGLGKTTLAFVIANELGVKLKSTSGPAIEKAGDLVALLTDLDPGDILFIDEIHRLPKPIEEVLYSAMEDFYVDIVIGEGQTTHAVHVPLPPFTLVGATTLAGQLSAPLRDRFGIVEHLQYYNVTELEKIIQRSSSVFNIEIASQAAHELARRSRGTPRVANRLLRRVRDFAQVKGEDVISYETTRDSLKQLQVDDEGLDQTDRKILRVIIENYHGGPVGVRTIAANAGEDVETVESLYEPYLLQHGFLLMTPRGRMVTEKAYVQLGLPIPGQ, encoded by the coding sequence GTGGACGAAGATAATTCAATTGTTTCTGGCCAAATTCAGGGACCAAAAGAAGAACAGACAGAATTTTCATTACGCCCGCAGAATCTACAAGAGTACTTGGGTCAAGAGCGGGTTAAAAAAGAAATGGCAGTTTATATTAAAGCTGCCAAAAAGCGTGATGAAGCCCTCGACCACGTTTTACTTTATGGCCCACCGGGATTGGGAAAGACGACTCTGGCTTTTGTAATTGCGAATGAATTGGGCGTAAAGTTAAAAAGTACCAGTGGACCAGCAATTGAAAAAGCTGGCGATTTAGTGGCGCTTTTAACTGACCTTGATCCGGGCGACATTTTATTTATTGACGAAATCCACCGCTTACCTAAACCAATAGAAGAAGTTTTGTATTCAGCGATGGAAGACTTTTACGTCGATATCGTGATTGGTGAGGGACAAACAACCCATGCGGTTCATGTTCCGCTACCGCCATTCACATTAGTTGGTGCAACTACACTAGCCGGCCAATTATCAGCACCATTAAGAGATCGTTTTGGGATTGTCGAGCACTTACAATATTATAATGTGACGGAACTTGAAAAAATTATTCAGCGCTCCAGTAGTGTTTTTAATATTGAGATTGCTTCACAAGCTGCACATGAACTGGCAAGAAGGTCACGGGGAACGCCACGGGTAGCTAACCGCTTATTACGGCGCGTGCGTGATTTTGCACAGGTCAAAGGTGAAGACGTGATTTCTTATGAGACAACAAGAGATTCCTTAAAGCAGTTGCAAGTTGATGATGAAGGATTAGATCAGACAGATCGTAAAATTTTACGGGTTATTATTGAAAATTATCATGGTGGCCCAGTTGGCGTGCGGACAATAGCTGCCAATGCCGGTGAAGATGTTGAAACGGTCGAATCGCTATATGAACCTTATTTACTGCAGCATGGCTTTTTATTAATGACGCCACGTGGACGAATGGTCACTGAAAAAGCTTATGTGCAATTAGGCTTACCAATTCCCGGGCAGTAG
- the yajC gene encoding preprotein translocase subunit YajC, producing MNTLFLAANNNNGMGSLWTIGFIVIMFALMYFTMFKPQKKQQQKKMEMMNELKKGDNVIMIDGLHGKVDSVNSKDKTIVLDADGIYLTFSRMAVQQIIPAAPEAEEAAPAKESAAEEKSAAPADKPAQKEPADTPSSENKDDHSSEE from the coding sequence TTGAATACTTTATTTTTAGCGGCCAATAATAATAATGGCATGGGAAGTTTGTGGACAATCGGTTTTATTGTGATTATGTTTGCATTAATGTACTTCACAATGTTCAAACCGCAGAAAAAGCAACAACAAAAGAAAATGGAAATGATGAATGAGCTTAAAAAAGGCGACAATGTCATCATGATTGATGGTCTGCACGGTAAAGTTGACTCCGTTAATTCTAAGGACAAAACAATTGTCTTGGATGCAGACGGAATTTACCTAACATTTAGCCGGATGGCAGTTCAACAGATAATACCTGCTGCGCCAGAAGCTGAAGAAGCTGCACCAGCTAAAGAATCTGCGGCAGAAGAAAAATCTGCTGCACCTGCCGATAAGCCCGCTCAAAAAGAGCCTGCTGATACGCCAAGCAGTGAAAACAAGGATGATCACTCATCTGAAGAATAA